The Opitutales bacterium genome has a window encoding:
- a CDS encoding FAD-dependent oxidoreductase — protein MPVPASDDADILIVGAGVSGLVCALRAQELGLKALILEKDTVPGGRVGTSQHGDCRTDHGFQILLTAYPEVQRFLNLDALDLGFFSRGAHIWEGKNWRSLVAPVDEPAALKASLFNAPLQFGDYLRLAKTIWSGQKADWTTTFTQEACSTLRFLEADGFSNTAIELFFKPFLGGVFLDDKLETSAAMFRFVMDMFARGRAALPAGGMEAIPEQLVTRLDGGTLRTDCPVASINVSNRTVHLEDGTSLQSRAIVVATDAHVASQFFPDALPKIPFNASRAWCFRMERDNRPKEINKTLRLISDPQNPLRLIACPSAVASGYAPSGVDTVTITPKVGAEDLEESAVRKSLKTVLGSCVETWDLIAKYHIPRSLPRQQAPDFKSMPGTMKLYDHVYLSGDAYHTRSLNGAMLSGRLAAEAIAQNPTTS, from the coding sequence ATGCCTGTTCCTGCATCAGACGACGCCGACATCCTGATCGTAGGCGCTGGCGTATCTGGATTGGTCTGTGCCTTGCGTGCCCAGGAACTTGGCCTGAAGGCGCTGATCTTGGAAAAAGACACCGTTCCAGGCGGTCGCGTCGGCACCAGCCAGCACGGGGATTGCCGGACGGATCACGGTTTTCAGATCCTGCTCACTGCTTACCCCGAAGTACAGCGTTTCCTCAATCTCGATGCGCTCGATCTTGGGTTTTTCTCCCGCGGGGCGCATATTTGGGAGGGCAAAAATTGGCGATCTCTCGTCGCACCTGTAGACGAGCCTGCCGCGCTCAAAGCAAGCCTCTTCAACGCCCCTCTCCAGTTCGGTGATTACCTTAGGCTGGCAAAAACGATCTGGTCTGGGCAAAAAGCAGACTGGACGACTACTTTCACACAGGAAGCGTGCAGCACCCTTAGATTTCTTGAAGCCGACGGATTTTCTAACACCGCGATCGAACTATTCTTTAAGCCATTTCTCGGGGGTGTCTTTCTCGACGATAAACTTGAAACGAGTGCTGCCATGTTCCGCTTTGTCATGGACATGTTCGCGCGCGGCCGCGCGGCCCTACCCGCCGGAGGAATGGAAGCAATTCCCGAACAACTCGTCACTCGCCTGGATGGGGGAACACTGCGCACCGATTGTCCGGTCGCGTCAATCAATGTTTCGAATCGAACGGTTCATCTAGAAGATGGCACTAGCCTTCAGAGTCGCGCGATTGTGGTCGCAACCGATGCCCATGTGGCCAGCCAGTTTTTTCCTGATGCCCTCCCGAAAATTCCTTTTAATGCCTCCCGTGCTTGGTGTTTCCGCATGGAGCGCGACAACCGACCCAAAGAAATAAACAAAACGCTGCGCCTGATCTCCGACCCTCAGAATCCATTACGTCTCATCGCTTGCCCGAGTGCCGTTGCCTCAGGTTATGCCCCGTCTGGCGTCGATACCGTGACAATTACGCCAAAAGTTGGCGCTGAAGATTTAGAGGAGAGCGCTGTTCGCAAGAGCCTGAAAACCGTGCTGGGGTCGTGTGTCGAAACATGGGATCTCATCGCCAAGTATCACATCCCGAGGAGTCTACCGCGCCAGCAAGCACCCGACTTTAAAAGCATGCCCGGAACGATGAAGCTATACGATCATGTTTACCTCAGCGGGGATGCCTATCATACGCGCTCGCTCAATGGAGCCATGCTATCCGGTCGCCTTGCGGCTGAGGCGATCGCGCAGAACCCTACTACGTCTTAA
- a CDS encoding DUF2851 family protein yields the protein MQTQGWIAFFIELKAVPSEIADMEDDYVLGQVAELPGQYGPITVTERAIQRLWSLQAIRSRDMRLRDGRELRVQHPGVWNRSGAGPDFKNAVLLVDGSELRCDVEIHLYLEDWGRHGHSGDTNFDGVGLHVVLFEPKRDSADANMPTLVLGPYLTEDVESCLIGVFETVELGQLFNHWAEMDVREIRGELWSHALDRWEQKLKFVRRRLELNGFEETIHQLTLEVLGYRKNRAPMSELALKYPSSAWRSGSVVSNDAFGSSKAKWVRGGQRPANRPEIRIQQYEQLWKKNGSWPEALVGLPWSTLSPDGPGDVGAYRRESDMPALQKLISETLVAGTIGGSRLDTLVIDAWLPVIAAMRDQDLSSTWLCWYAGDFPESFEKALKHHAVSNGRSIPRCNAWNQGVIQTLLKT from the coding sequence ATGCAAACTCAAGGATGGATCGCGTTTTTCATTGAGCTTAAGGCCGTCCCTTCTGAGATAGCTGATATGGAGGATGATTACGTTTTAGGACAGGTTGCTGAGCTGCCAGGTCAGTATGGCCCGATCACCGTAACTGAGCGGGCTATCCAGCGCCTATGGTCGCTTCAAGCGATACGCAGTCGGGATATGAGACTCCGTGATGGTCGCGAATTGCGGGTCCAACACCCAGGAGTCTGGAATCGCTCAGGCGCGGGGCCCGATTTCAAAAATGCGGTCTTACTCGTCGACGGAAGCGAGTTGCGCTGTGACGTCGAGATACATCTATACCTGGAAGATTGGGGACGCCACGGGCACTCAGGGGATACAAATTTTGACGGTGTGGGCCTCCATGTTGTCCTCTTTGAACCTAAACGAGACTCAGCGGATGCCAACATGCCCACGCTGGTGCTGGGGCCCTATCTGACCGAAGATGTAGAATCTTGCCTTATAGGTGTGTTTGAGACCGTTGAATTGGGGCAGTTATTCAATCACTGGGCAGAAATGGATGTAAGAGAAATTCGGGGTGAGCTGTGGTCGCATGCTCTTGATCGCTGGGAGCAGAAGCTGAAGTTTGTGCGTCGTCGTCTGGAGCTTAACGGCTTCGAAGAGACGATCCATCAGCTCACACTCGAGGTCTTGGGCTATCGCAAGAATCGAGCGCCTATGAGTGAATTGGCTTTGAAATATCCGTCGAGTGCGTGGCGCTCTGGCTCTGTTGTCTCAAACGATGCATTCGGTTCCTCAAAAGCTAAATGGGTGCGCGGTGGCCAACGTCCTGCCAACCGTCCCGAAATTCGAATTCAGCAATACGAGCAACTGTGGAAGAAGAACGGCAGTTGGCCAGAAGCCTTGGTGGGCCTACCTTGGTCCACACTGAGTCCGGATGGGCCTGGCGATGTCGGTGCATACCGTCGTGAATCTGATATGCCTGCTCTCCAAAAGCTGATCAGCGAGACCCTAGTTGCTGGAACGATCGGTGGGTCACGTTTGGACACGCTGGTGATTGACGCATGGTTGCCGGTGATAGCGGCGATGCGCGATCAAGACCTGAGCAGTACGTGGCTGTGTTGGTACGCAGGAGATTTTCCAGAGTCTTTTGAGAAAGCTCTAAAGCATCACGCTGTGTCCAACGGCCGGTCCATTCCGCGCTGTAACGCATGGAATCAAGGGGTGATTCAGACGCTGCTTAAGACGTAG